In Ctenopharyngodon idella isolate HZGC_01 chromosome 1, HZGC01, whole genome shotgun sequence, a single genomic region encodes these proteins:
- the hmgb2a gene encoding high mobility group protein B2a, with the protein MGKDPNKPRGKTSSYAFFVQTCREEHKKKNPGTAVNFAEFSKKCSERWKTMSSKEKGKFEEMAKTDKVRYDREMKNYVPPKGAKGGKKKKDPNAPKRPPSAFFVFCSDHRPKVKNDNPGISIGDIAKKLGEMWSKLSPKEKAPYEQKAMKLKEKYEKEVAAYRAKGAKVDGGKKGGPGRPAGKKVEADDDDDDDEEEEDEEEEDEEDEDDDDD; encoded by the exons ATGGGTAAGGATCCTAATAAGCCCAGAGGAAAGACGTCCTCTTATGCCTTCTTTGTGCAAACCTGCCGGGAggaacataaaaagaaaaatccagGGACCGCGGTGAACTTTGCAGAGTTCTCCAAGAAGTGTTCTGAAAGATGGAAG ACCATGTCTTCTAAGGAGAAGGGCAAATTTGAGGAAATGGCCAAAACCGACAAGGTCCGCTATGACCGGGAGATGAAAAATTATGTCCCCCCTAAAGGTGCAAAAGgaggaaaaaagaagaaagaccCAAATGCTCCTAAGAGACCACC ATCTGCTTTCTTTGTCTTCTGCTCTGACCATCGCCCGAAGGTGAAGAATGACAACCCTGGCATCTCTATTGGTGACATTGCAAAGAAGCTTGGAGAAATGTGGTCCAAGCTTTCACCAAAGGAAAAGGCTCCATATGAACAGAAGGCCATGAAGCTCAAGGAGAAGTATGAAAAG GAGGTTGCTGCATACCGCGCCAAAGGAGCAAAAGTAGATGGTGGCAAGAAGGGTGGACCTGGCCGGCCAGCAGGAAAGAAGGTGGAAGCTGACGACGATGACGACgatgatgaagaggaggaggatgaggaagaagaggacgaggaggatgaggatgatgaCGACGATTAA